In a genomic window of Onychomys torridus unplaced genomic scaffold, mOncTor1.1, whole genome shotgun sequence:
- the LOC118576276 gene encoding zinc finger protein 883-like, translating into MSQPAMELVSFEDIAVYFTWQEWQDLDVAQKLLYRDVMLENYSSLVSLGCCMVKPELILTLEHEFGLWRVADTSVWNLPGYCVTRPDLNFKLQHGLEPWSASQTSLWGLPDVHNLSGLGNQETHLWQVEVTNGITSYEQMVEAELQIQEKMHQGAKPYEYNECMETFDQNSQNTVNQTSQSHENPFGWEECRKSFYYQSTLTQHQRFRIGEKLYESPQCWEIFPWKPQVNVQETFHAGERRYECEECGKSFHRKANLIRHQRRTHIREKPYECIECGKTFYCKSDVTRHHRRTHSREKPYECVECSKTFYCKSYLIRHQSRTHSREKPYECTECTKTFYCKSDLTRHQTTHSGEKPFECNECSKTFYYKSDLANHQKTHTDDNPYECKECRKTFCSKSSLNQHHRIHTGEKPYECNECKKSFNSKSNLTEHQRRTHTREKPYECNECWKSFYCRSELINHQRTHTVERYYECKECRKNFYCKSNLNQHQRTHTGEKPYECKDCNKAFYCKSNLNQHQRTHTGEKPFACKDCSKAFYCKSSLVKHQKIHSGEKPYECGECRKTFFQKSDLTRHQRTHTGEKPYECKDCSKTFYCKSNLNQHRRTHTHGKPYECKECRETFYSKSELTEHQRSHTDEKPYVMFNIDCQLDKIWNHLGDRPVGMPVKDYLG; encoded by the exons ATGTCACAGCCCGCCATG GAGCTGGTGTCCTTTGAGGACATAGCTGTGTACTTCACCTGGCAGGAGTGGCAGGACCTGGACGTTGCTCAGAAGCTTCTCTACAGGGACGTGATGCTGGAGAACTACAGCAGCCTGGTGTCCTTGG GCTGCTGCATGGTCAAGCCTGAGTTGATCCTCACGTTGGAACATGAATTTGGGCTATGGAGGGTAGCAGATACCTCAGTCTGGAACCTTCCAG GGTACTGTGTGACCAGACCAGACTTGAACTTCAAGTTGCAGCATGGACTTGAGCCATGGAGTGCCTCCCAAACCTCCCTCTGGGGCCTCCCAG ATGTGCATAATTTAAGTGGCCTGGGAAATCAAGAGACACACTTGTGGCAAGTTGAAGTCACCAACGGCATTACGTCATATGAACAGATGGTTGAA GCAGAACTACAGATTCAAGAGAAAATGCATCAAGGGGCAAAACCGTATGAATATAACGAATGTATGGAAACATTTGATCAGAATTCACAGAATACTGTGAATCAGACATCTCAGTCACATGAGAACCCCTTTGGATGGGAGGAATGTAGAAAATCCTTCTATTATCAGTCCACCCTCACTCAACATCAAAGATTTCGTATAGGTGAGAAACTCTATGAGTCTCCACAATGCTGGGAAATTTTCCCCTGGAAGCCCCAAGTCAATGTACAGGAGACATTTCATGCAGGTGAGAGACGTTATGAGTGTGAAGAATGCGGGAAGTCTTTCCACCGGAAGGCAAACCTTATTCGACATCAGAGAAGAACACATATCAGAGAGAAGCCCTATGAGTGTATAGAATGTGGGAAAACTTTCTACTGTAAGTCAGACGTAACTCGACACCATAGAAGAACTCATAGTagagagaagccctatgaatgtgtAGAATGTAGTAAAACATTCTACTGTAAGTCATACCTTATTCGACATCAGAGTAGAACTCATAGTagagagaagccctatgaatgtacAGAATGTACTAAAACGTTCTACTGTAAGTCAGATCTTACTCGACATCAAACAACTCATAGTGGGGAAAAGCCTTTTGAATGTAATGAATGCTCTAAAACATTCTACTATAAGTCAGACCTCGCTAATCATCAGAAAACTCATACAGATGATAATCCCTATGAATGTAAAGAATGTAGGAAAACTTTCTGCTCCAAGTCAAGTCTGAATCAACATCATAGGATTCATACtggtgagaaaccctatgaatgcaatGAATGTAAGAAAAGTTTCAATTCTAAGTCAAACCTCACTGAGCATCAGAGAAGAACTCATACTagagagaagccctatgaatgtaatgaatgttGGAAATCCTTCTACTGTAGGTCAGAACTCATTAATCATCAGAGGACTCATACAGTGGAGAGATACTATGAATGTAAAGAGTGTAGGAAAAATTTCTACTGTAAGTCAAACCTCAATCAACATCAAAGAactcacacaggagagaaaccgTATGAATGTAAAGACTGTAACAAAGCTTTTTATTGTAAGTCAAACCTCAATCAACATCAAAGAACTCATACAGGTGAAAAACCTTTTGCATGTAAAGACTGTAGTAAAGCTTTCTATTGCAAGTCAAGCCTTGTTAAACATCAAAAAATTCATTCAGGTGAGAAGCCATATGAATGCGGAGAATGTAGGAAAACTTTCTTCCAAAAGTCAGATCTCACTCGACATCAGAGAACACATACAGgtgaaaaaccctatgaatgtaaagaTTGTAGCAAAACTTTCTATTGTAAGTCAAACCTCAATCAACATCGGAGAACCCATACACATGgaaaaccttatgaatgtaaagAGTGTAGGGAAACATTCTATTCTAAGTCAGAGCTCACAGAACATCAAAGAAGTCATACAGATGAGAAACCCTATGTGAtgtttaatattgattgtcaacttgacaagatctgGAATCATCTGGGAGACAGGCCTGTAGGCATGCCTGTGAAAGATTATCTAGGTTAA